A genome region from Conger conger chromosome 16, fConCon1.1, whole genome shotgun sequence includes the following:
- the LOC133114391 gene encoding E3 SUMO-protein ligase CBX4-like: MELPAAGEHVFAVESIEKKRIRKGRIEYLVKWTGWSPKYNTWEPEENILDPRLLTAFQNRERQEQLMGYRKRGPKPKHPLIQVPSFARRSSALSGFPEASPDEDVPPKLDPVVVLRCQPQQYQLNSKKHHQYLPSGEAQADLLPNSKRKYFYQLNSKKHHHYQPDPKMYEPQYHRAREVRGHGQAPGGSDRAREVRGHGQAPGGSDRAKDVPSSPGSDERGAEPTAPGSEAPPETALPSSLSGKMKIIKNKNKNGRIVIVMSKYMEGASHSHKGKKAESAAGARTENPPERTKGDTQEPRAGEGDDEGVTGAPESGQPRGQPPMELGRSPKEEPSVPEQNKTEEAMSMAPPPPQDRPLQLTTRPHLPPWRFDSHALSRLDQRRPQSTFGPAHSRKRSQPAAPEEGQEEFGAGCKRFPAPSVFIAPGPMLSLPQDKPMDLQLPGNHLSNGLGFDSDPDEPIDLSCAKPKATDTTLTATLTATSTATSTAAAVTESPDPPGEGSGGGAPARAEEPLCTFSPFLGNIIITDVTTNCLTVTFKEYVSV; this comes from the exons ATGGAGCTACCTGCCGCGGGAGAACACGTATTTGCGGTGGAGAGCATTGAAAAGAAACGCATTCGAAAG GGCAGGATAGAATACCTGGTGAAATGGACAGGGTGGTCCCCCAA ATACAACACGTGGGAACCAGAAGAAAACATACTTGACCCGCGACTGCTGACTGCTTTCCAAAACAG GGAGAGACAGGAACAGCTGATGGGCTATCGCAAGCGAGGACCCAAACCCAAACACCCGCTAATCCAG GTTCCCTCCTTTGCCCGGCGATCCAGCGCCCTGTCTGGTTTTCCGGAGGCTTCCCCGGATGAGGATGTCCCTCCCAAACTGGACCCCGTGGTGGTCCTGCGCTGCCAGCCACAGCAGTACCAGCTCAACAGCAAAAAGCACCACCAGTACCTGCCCAGCGGCGAGGCCCAGGCCGACCTGCTGCCCAACAGCAAGAGGAAGTACTTCTACCAGCTCAACAGCAAGAAGCACCACCACTACCAGCCCGACCCCAAGATGTACGAGCCGCAGTACCACAGAGCCagggaggtcaggggtcacggcCAGGCGCCGGGGGGCTCGGACAGAGCCagggaggtcaggggtcacggcCAGGCGCCGGGGGGCTCGGACAGAGCCAAGGACGTCCCCTCCTCCCCGGGGAGCGATGAGAGGGGGGCGGAGCCGACGGCGCCCGGCTCCGAGGCGCCGCCAGAGACCGCCCTTCCTAGCAGCCTCAGCGGGAAGATGAAAATCATAAAGAACAAGAATAAGAACGGACGCATCGTCATCGTCATGAGCAAGTACATGGAGGGCGCCTCCCATTCCCACAAGGGCAAGAAGGCGGAGTCGGCGGCGGGGGCGCGGACGGAGAATCCTCCGGAAAGGACTAAAGGCGACACCCAGGAGCCCCGGGCTGGGGAGGGCGATGACGAGGGGGTGACAGGAGCCCCCGAATCGGGGCAGCCGCGCGGGCAGCCCCCCATGGAGCTGGGGAGGTCCCCGAAGGAGGAGCCCAGCGTTCCCGAGCAGAACAAGACGGAGGAGGCCATGAGCATGGCTCCACCCCCACCGCAGGACCGCCCCCTCCAGCTCACCACCAGGCCCCACCTGCCCCCCTGGCGTTTCGACAGCCACGCCCTGTCCCGGCTAGACCAGAGGAGGCCCCAGTCCACTTTCGGCCCTGCCCACTCCCGCAAACGCAGCCAACCGGCAGCCCcggaggaggggcaggaggagtTTGGGGCGGGGTGCAAAAGGTTCCCCGCGCCCAGCGTTTTCATAGCCCCTGGCCCGATGCTCTCTCTGCCCCAGGACAAACCCATGGACCTTCAGTTGCCTGGCAACCACCTCAGCAACGGCCTGGGTTTCGACTCCGACCCCGACGAGCCCATTGACCTGAGCTGTGCGAAGCCTAAGGCTACAGACACGACCTTGACCGCGACCTTAACCGCGACCTCAACAGCGACCTCAACAGCGGCCGCAGTCACGGAGAGCCCAGACCCACCAGGGGAGGGGTCGGGCGGAGGGGCCCCAGCACGGGCGGAGGAGCCCCTTTGCACGTTCAGTCCTTTCCTGGGGAACATCATCATCACGGATGTCACCACGAACTGCCTCACCGTCACATTTAAGGAGTACGTCTCCGTTTGA